A single genomic interval of Vigna radiata var. radiata cultivar VC1973A unplaced genomic scaffold, Vradiata_ver6 scaffold_393, whole genome shotgun sequence harbors:
- the LOC106780529 gene encoding indole-3-acetic acid-induced protein ARG7 yields MSPSTTGNCSKIRRIVRVRQMLLRWRRKARLAASDVPAGHVAVCVGPSRRRFIVRATYLNHPIFKTLLAKAEEEYGFCNHGPLAIPCDESLFEELLRVVDRPVPGLYTLEDLRRRCHVDVSSGNSESWPLLRDELIC; encoded by the coding sequence ATGTCGCCGTCGACGACTGGGAACTGCAGCAAAATCCGGCGCATTGTGCGCGTGCGGCAAATGCTTCTCCGGTGGCGGAGGAAGGCGCGGTTGGCGGCGTCGGACGTTCCGGCGGGACACGTGGCGGTGTGCGTGGGGCCCAGCCGGAGGAGATTCATCGTCCGCGCCACATACCTTAATCATCCGATCTTCAAGACGCTTCTCGCGAAAGCGGAAGAGGAATATGGTTTCTGCAACCACGGTCCTCTCGCTATTCCTTGTGACGAGTCTCTGTTCGAAGAGCTTCTTCGGGTCGTGGACCGACCCGTACCCGGATTGTACACGCTCGAGGATTTGAGGAGACGGTGCCACGTGGATGTCTCGAGTGGCAACTCTGAATCGTGGCCGTTGCTTCGTGATGAACTGATCTGCTGA